In the Brassica napus cultivar Da-Ae chromosome A7, Da-Ae, whole genome shotgun sequence genome, one interval contains:
- the LOC106358081 gene encoding glucose-6-phosphate 1-dehydrogenase 3, chloroplastic isoform X1, translating to MSSFSTSLSSSSPFLSNHSSLINSDPSRRSLSFPQGINLDDLCVRSKRKLVQSAVAVGDGFGFCTILRLFLMRLPLVLGSVITKSSSAEIKTGPLSIPSQEAADKLVIESNGGEQQSTVSITVVGASGDLAKKKIFPALFALYYEGCLPEHFTIYGYARSKMTDAELRDMVSKTLTCRIDKRENCGEKMEEFLKRCFYHTGQYDSQEHFVTLDKKLKEHEGGRLSNRLFYLSIPPNIFVDAVKCASSSASSISGWTRVIVEKPFGRDSKTSAALTKSLKQYLEEDQIFRIDHYLGKELVENLSVLRFSNLIFEPLWSRQYIQNVQFIFSEDFGTEGRGGYFDHYGIIRDIMQNHLLQILALFAMETPVSLDAEDIRNEKVKVLRSMRPIQLEDVVIGQYKSTTKGGVTYPGYTDDKTVPKDSLTPTFAAAALFIDNARWDGVPFLMKAGKALHTRSAEIRVQFRHVPGNLYNRNSGGTNLDRTTNELVIRVQPDEGIYLKINNKVPGLGMRLDQSNLNLLYSARYSKEIPDAYERLLLDAIEGERRLFIRSDELDAAWALFTPLLKEIEEKKTIPEFYPYGSRGPVGAHYLAAKHNVQWGDLSLDQ from the exons ATGTCATCGTTTTCAACGTCTCTCTCCTCCTCGTCCCCTTTCTTATCAAATCATTCTTCGCTCATCAACAGCGACCCATCACGACGCTCACTCTCATTCCCTCAGGGGATAAACCTAGATGACCTCTGTGTTAGATCTAAGAGGAAGCTCGTCCAGAGCGCTGTTGCAGTGGGAGATG GCTTTGGTTTCTGTACTATTCTCCGACTCTTCTTGATGCGATTACCATTGGTTTTAGGCTCAGTTATCACCAAGTCAAGCTCAGCTGAGATAAAGACCGGACCTTTATCGATTCCGTCACAAGAAGCAGCAGACAAGCTTGTGATAGAGTCTAACGGCGGCGAACAGCAGTCAACGGTTAGTATAACGGTGGTGGGAGCTTCTGGTGATCTTGCCAAGAAGAAGATATTCCCAGCTCTCTTCGCACTCTACTATGAAGGCTGTCTTCCTGag CATTTTACGATATACGGGTATGCAAGGAGTAAGATGACAGATGCTGAACTTAGAGACATGGTCAGCAAAACACTGACTTGTAGAATTGATAAGAG GGAAAACTGCGGTGAGAAGatggaagagtttctcaagcGATGTTTTTACCATACGGGTCAGTATGATTCTCAGGAACATTTTGTTACTCTGGACAAGAAGCTCAAGGAACATGAG GGTGGAAGACTCTCGAACCGCCTTTTCTATCTTTCAATCCCTCCAAATATCTTTGTGGACGCTGTGAAATGTGCAAGCTCTTCTGCTTCATCTATCAGTGGATGGACTAGGGTCATTGTTGAGAAGCCTTTTGGCCGAGATTCCAAAACCTCCGCTGCTTTAACAAAGTCCCTTAAGCAGTACCTTGAGGAAGACCAAATATTTAG GATCGACCATTACTTAGGAAAGGAGCTAGTTGAGAACTTGTCGGTTCTTCGATTCTCAAACCTTATATTTGAACCTCTATGGTCAAGGCAGTACATACAGAACGTGCAGTTCATATTCTCTGAAGATTTCGGCACTGAAGGGCGTGGAGG GTACTTCGATCATTACGGAATAATAAGAGATATAATGCAGAATCATCTCCTTCAGATACTAGCTCTTTTCGCCATGGAAACACCTGTTAGCTTAGATGCAGAGGATATCAGAAATGAAAAGGTAAAGGTTCTACGTTCAATGAGGCCAATACAACTTGAAGATGTGGTGATAGGACAGTATAAGAGCACCACCAAAGGAGGAGTCACTTATCCAGGCTATACTGATGACAAAACTGTCCCAAAAGATAGCCTGACACCCACATTTGCAGCTGCTGCACTCTTCATCGACAATGCTAGATGGGACGGTGTTCCTTTTCTAATGAAAGCTGGGAAAGCATTACACACCCGGAG TGCGGAGATAAGAGTGCAGTTCAGGCATGTGCCTGGAAATTTATATAACCGGAACTCTGGTGGTACTAATCTTGACCGGACCACAAATGAGCTTGTCATCCGTGTCCAACCAGATGAAGGCATCTATTTGAAAATCAACAACAAGGTCCCTGGTTTGGGAATGAGACTAGATCAGAGTAACTTGAACCTTCTCTATTCAGCAAG GTATTCAAAGGAGATCCCAGATGCATATGAGAGGTTGTTGCTGGATGCAATCGAAGGTGAACGAAGGTTGTTCATAAGAAGCGATGAACTTGACGCTGCTTGGGCGCTTTTCACTCCACTGCTCAAAGAGATTGAAGAAAAGAAGACGATACCAGAGTTCTATCCTTACGGCAGTCGTGGTCCAGTTGGTGCTCATTATTTAGCTGCAAAACACAATGTCCAATGGGGAGACCTTAGTCTCGACCAGTGA
- the LOC106358082 gene encoding ATPase WRNIP1-like: MDQLVSMGFSSDLAAEALTATGGDSIQKATDWILSHRPPLQTTTATSQPKLDRFLRPNSKTLTPVGDSNKRLKLSPPPSTHRHRQHQPLSERMRPRTLDDVVGQDHLLSPSSLLRSAVDSNRLPSIIFWGPPGTGKTSIAKSLINSCKDPSQYRFVSLSAVTSGVKDVRDAVETAKKLNLEGKKRTVLFMDEVHRFNKSQQDSFLPVIEDGSILFIGATTENPSFHLITPLLSRCRVLTLNPLKPNHVETLLKRAVDDDSVRGLSSNVEVDDSFVEFLANNCDGDARVALNALEISATMATARGGDGVGVGVAAVVSLDDAKEALQSKHLAYDKAGDQHYNLISALHKSMRGGDANAAIYWLARMLEGGEEPLYIARRLIRFASEDVGLADPSALTQAVACYQASHFLGMPECNVILAQCAAYLALAPKSIAVYRAIGAARKVVKDSVGQNEGVPVHLRNAPTKLMKELGYGKEYIYPPDDPTSAAAQTYLPSSLLHYKFLDWPEGTSGDGQEQEEHRL, encoded by the coding sequence ATGGATCAACTAGTAAGCATGGGTTTCTCCAGCGACTTAGCCGCCGAAGCTTTAACCGCCACCGGCGGAGACTCCATCCAAAAAGCCACCGACTGGATCCTCTCCCACCGCCCTCCCCTCCAAACCACCACCGCCACGTCACAACCCAAACTCGACCGTTTCCTCCGCCCCAATTCCAAAACCCTAACCCCCGTCGGCGATTCCAACAAACGCCTCAAGCTCTCACCACCACCCTCCACCCACCGCCACCGCCAACACCAGCCTCTATCTGAGCGTATGCGTCCTCGCACTCTCGACGACGTGGTAGGCCAAGACCACCTCCTCTCTCCCTCTTCCCTCCTCCGCTCCGCCGTTGACTCCAACCGCCTCCCTTCCATCATCTTCTGGGGCCCACCTGGCACCGGCAAAACCTCCATCGCCAAATCTCTCATCAACTCCTGCAAGGATCCTTCTCAGTACCGCTTCGTCTCCCTTTCCGCAGTTACTAGCGGCGTCAAGGACGTGAGAGACGCCGTTGAAACCGCCAAGAAGCTTAACCTAGAAGGTAAGAAGAGGACTGTGTTGTTTATGGACGAAGTTCATCGCTTTAACAAGTCACAGCAAGACTCCTTCCTGCCTGTTATTGAAGATGGTAGCATCCTCTTCATTGGCGCCACTACTGAGAACCCTTCTTTTCATTTGATCACTCCTTTGCTCTCTCGTTGTAGAGTTCTCACTCTCAATCCCTTGAAACCTAATCATGTTGAGACTCTTCTTAAACGAGCTGTAGATGATGATTCCGTTAGAGGACTGTCCAGTAACGTTGAGGTTGATGATTCTTTTGTTGAGTTCTTGGCTAACAACTGCGATGGTGATGCACGTGTTGCGTTGAACGCCTTGGAAATCTCAGCTACCATGGCCACTGCTCGAGGGGGAGATGGTGTTGGTGTTGGTGTTGCTGCTGTTGTGTCTCTTGATGATGCTAAAGAGGCTCTTCAGAGCAAACATTTGGCGTATGACAAGGCAGGGGATCAACATTACAATCTCATAAGCGCGCTGCACAAGTCTATGCGAGGAGGAGATGCTAACGCTGCAATCTACTGGCTAGCTAGAATGCTTGAAGGTGGTGAAGAGCCGCTTTACATTGCGAGGAGGCTTATAAGGTTTGCAAGCGAGGACGTTGGGCTTGCCGACCCTTCAGCTCTTACTCAGGCGGTTGCTTGCTATCAAGCCTCGCATTTTTTGGGTATGCCGGAGTGCAATGTGATTCTTGCTCAGTGCGCTGCTTACTTGGCGCTGGCTCCTAAATCAATTGCTGTTTACAGAGCAATAGGAGCGGCAAGGAAGGTGGTGAAGGACTCGGTTGGTCAGAATGAAGGGGTGCCTGTACATCTGAGGAACGCGCCGACCAAGTTAATGAAGGAACTTGGGTATGGGAAAGAGTATATATATCCTCCTGATGACCCTACTTCTGCAGCAGCTCAGACGTATCTACCTTCGTCTCTTCTGCATTATAAGTTCCTGGATTGGCCTGAAGGTACTTCAGGTGACGGCCAAGAGCAAGAAGAACATAGGCTCTAA
- the LOC106358081 gene encoding glucose-6-phosphate 1-dehydrogenase 3, chloroplastic isoform X2, with the protein MSSFSTSLSSSSPFLSNHSSLINSDPSRRSLSFPQGINLDDLCVRSKRKLVQSAVAVGDGSVITKSSSAEIKTGPLSIPSQEAADKLVIESNGGEQQSTVSITVVGASGDLAKKKIFPALFALYYEGCLPEHFTIYGYARSKMTDAELRDMVSKTLTCRIDKRENCGEKMEEFLKRCFYHTGQYDSQEHFVTLDKKLKEHEGGRLSNRLFYLSIPPNIFVDAVKCASSSASSISGWTRVIVEKPFGRDSKTSAALTKSLKQYLEEDQIFRIDHYLGKELVENLSVLRFSNLIFEPLWSRQYIQNVQFIFSEDFGTEGRGGYFDHYGIIRDIMQNHLLQILALFAMETPVSLDAEDIRNEKVKVLRSMRPIQLEDVVIGQYKSTTKGGVTYPGYTDDKTVPKDSLTPTFAAAALFIDNARWDGVPFLMKAGKALHTRSAEIRVQFRHVPGNLYNRNSGGTNLDRTTNELVIRVQPDEGIYLKINNKVPGLGMRLDQSNLNLLYSARYSKEIPDAYERLLLDAIEGERRLFIRSDELDAAWALFTPLLKEIEEKKTIPEFYPYGSRGPVGAHYLAAKHNVQWGDLSLDQ; encoded by the exons ATGTCATCGTTTTCAACGTCTCTCTCCTCCTCGTCCCCTTTCTTATCAAATCATTCTTCGCTCATCAACAGCGACCCATCACGACGCTCACTCTCATTCCCTCAGGGGATAAACCTAGATGACCTCTGTGTTAGATCTAAGAGGAAGCTCGTCCAGAGCGCTGTTGCAGTGGGAGATG GCTCAGTTATCACCAAGTCAAGCTCAGCTGAGATAAAGACCGGACCTTTATCGATTCCGTCACAAGAAGCAGCAGACAAGCTTGTGATAGAGTCTAACGGCGGCGAACAGCAGTCAACGGTTAGTATAACGGTGGTGGGAGCTTCTGGTGATCTTGCCAAGAAGAAGATATTCCCAGCTCTCTTCGCACTCTACTATGAAGGCTGTCTTCCTGag CATTTTACGATATACGGGTATGCAAGGAGTAAGATGACAGATGCTGAACTTAGAGACATGGTCAGCAAAACACTGACTTGTAGAATTGATAAGAG GGAAAACTGCGGTGAGAAGatggaagagtttctcaagcGATGTTTTTACCATACGGGTCAGTATGATTCTCAGGAACATTTTGTTACTCTGGACAAGAAGCTCAAGGAACATGAG GGTGGAAGACTCTCGAACCGCCTTTTCTATCTTTCAATCCCTCCAAATATCTTTGTGGACGCTGTGAAATGTGCAAGCTCTTCTGCTTCATCTATCAGTGGATGGACTAGGGTCATTGTTGAGAAGCCTTTTGGCCGAGATTCCAAAACCTCCGCTGCTTTAACAAAGTCCCTTAAGCAGTACCTTGAGGAAGACCAAATATTTAG GATCGACCATTACTTAGGAAAGGAGCTAGTTGAGAACTTGTCGGTTCTTCGATTCTCAAACCTTATATTTGAACCTCTATGGTCAAGGCAGTACATACAGAACGTGCAGTTCATATTCTCTGAAGATTTCGGCACTGAAGGGCGTGGAGG GTACTTCGATCATTACGGAATAATAAGAGATATAATGCAGAATCATCTCCTTCAGATACTAGCTCTTTTCGCCATGGAAACACCTGTTAGCTTAGATGCAGAGGATATCAGAAATGAAAAGGTAAAGGTTCTACGTTCAATGAGGCCAATACAACTTGAAGATGTGGTGATAGGACAGTATAAGAGCACCACCAAAGGAGGAGTCACTTATCCAGGCTATACTGATGACAAAACTGTCCCAAAAGATAGCCTGACACCCACATTTGCAGCTGCTGCACTCTTCATCGACAATGCTAGATGGGACGGTGTTCCTTTTCTAATGAAAGCTGGGAAAGCATTACACACCCGGAG TGCGGAGATAAGAGTGCAGTTCAGGCATGTGCCTGGAAATTTATATAACCGGAACTCTGGTGGTACTAATCTTGACCGGACCACAAATGAGCTTGTCATCCGTGTCCAACCAGATGAAGGCATCTATTTGAAAATCAACAACAAGGTCCCTGGTTTGGGAATGAGACTAGATCAGAGTAACTTGAACCTTCTCTATTCAGCAAG GTATTCAAAGGAGATCCCAGATGCATATGAGAGGTTGTTGCTGGATGCAATCGAAGGTGAACGAAGGTTGTTCATAAGAAGCGATGAACTTGACGCTGCTTGGGCGCTTTTCACTCCACTGCTCAAAGAGATTGAAGAAAAGAAGACGATACCAGAGTTCTATCCTTACGGCAGTCGTGGTCCAGTTGGTGCTCATTATTTAGCTGCAAAACACAATGTCCAATGGGGAGACCTTAGTCTCGACCAGTGA